Within the Candidatus Woesearchaeota archaeon genome, the region AAAAAGAAGAAAAAAAAACCGAAAAAAAGAAGAATAAAAAAAGCACCAAGCACCCTCGTAAACGACGAGCAAAGAACGATGAAGCCAACCCCCAACACCACCGCACACACAACACGCAAGAAACACATACGATTCCCGAGCCAGGCTACACGCCGGGGCCGAGGCCAAGCAAGCATTGAATTCGTCCTCCTCATAAGCTTTATGATCATCGTCTTCGCCATATTCTCGATCGTCCTCCAAAAGCGACTCGTCCAAGCAGAAAACGCACACGCAAGAAACGTCATGGAGCAAGCCGCGAGCAGAATCCTCAACGAAATCCAACTCGCACAAACCGTTCATGAAGGCTACGCTCGCACCTTCACCCTCCCCTCAACCATTGAAGGAACACCCTACAACGCCACCATCGTGGACGAGCAAGAACTCATCATCCGAGCCGGAGAAGAAGAATTCATCGTCTTCCTCCCCATCAACGTAACCGGAACCATCTGCCAAGGAGAAAACCGCATCACCCAAATAAACAACAAAACAGCACGCATCGATCCTCTCACGGCAAGAGAACCACTTCCCGTCGCGTACTACTGGCGAGGGGATTACAACAAGCTCAGCCCCTTGGAAAACGAACTTGAGAATACCGTCGGCGACCGCCTGGACAAGTACTGCAAAGACTACCCCCTCGACCCTTCCGACCCTGGCTACGACTCGTGCAACGCGGGAGGCATGAACGAACTCGTCGCAAACCTCGAGCAGTACGGCGTCATCATCCTCGAACCAGACAAAACCCTCAACGACGCCGACGAAGCAATCTTTGAGGACTTCGTGAAAAACGGCGGGACCATCTTCATAACCGGAAAGAAACACCCCCACGGCGTTTTTGGAACCACCTTTTCAGACTGCAACATAGAAAACTACTGCCAACAGCGAGCAATAGCAATCACTGACGACTCATTAACAGACATGCAAAACAATGACGA harbors:
- a CDS encoding pilus assembly protein; this translates as KKKKKKPKKRRIKKAPSTLVNDEQRTMKPTPNTTAHTTRKKHIRFPSQATRRGRGQASIEFVLLISFMIIVFAIFSIVLQKRLVQAENAHARNVMEQAASRILNEIQLAQTVHEGYARTFTLPSTIEGTPYNATIVDEQELIIRAGEEEFIVFLPINVTGTICQGENRITQINNKTARIDPLTAREPLPVAYYWRGDYNKLSPLENELENTVGDRLDKYCKDYPLDPSDPGYDSCNAGGMNELVANLEQYGVIILEPDKTLNDADEAIFEDFVKNGGTIFITGKKHPHGVFGTTFSDCNIENYCQQRAIAITDDSLTDMQNNDEYVFLTQGNKLPYAEDDGSGWRGQTFLLAKFKLHPPLPRPDRYAITKWTAATPHSGFVYHYPVFKGDHTSPAGSTPLARDIATAADKLTKGGLSCWDNQAAAP